One Synechococcus sp. JA-2-3B'a(2-13) genomic window carries:
- a CDS encoding universal stress protein, producing the protein MFKNVLIATDRRDGLQRFGKCLEDLHSNGIERVTFVRSVDWQEDDIGIPDDITPEVQAEQTQLQKLLNPIPAGLEVEALVQVGRPADLILKGIQTYGSDLLITGMGTHNLLAEKLFGSTTMTLLPKLKIPLLVMRPQLLATFTLEELRLRSRHLFRCLLVPFDFEQPRQQLLNHLGHLLPGTSQCQTLTLLYVVDPSARRNQGTPVEVLQRKAEADLAQVLEPLSEQVKPVQLRTLVRVGSPLKEILATAADEDMTAIATASPHVGSFWEWSVRSLTGEILRQSWHPVLFFPRGSLAQ; encoded by the coding sequence ATGTTTAAAAACGTGTTAATTGCCACCGACCGCCGAGATGGCCTGCAGCGTTTTGGCAAGTGTCTAGAAGATCTGCACAGCAATGGCATCGAGCGCGTCACCTTCGTCCGCAGCGTAGATTGGCAAGAGGACGACATCGGCATTCCCGACGACATTACCCCCGAAGTCCAGGCAGAGCAGACCCAGTTGCAGAAGCTGCTGAACCCGATCCCAGCAGGGTTGGAAGTCGAGGCTCTGGTGCAGGTGGGCAGGCCAGCCGATCTAATCCTAAAAGGCATCCAAACCTATGGCTCCGATCTGCTGATTACAGGCATGGGTACCCACAACCTGCTCGCCGAAAAATTGTTCGGCAGCACCACCATGACGCTGTTGCCGAAGCTGAAAATCCCCCTACTGGTGATGCGCCCCCAGCTGCTGGCTACCTTTACCCTGGAGGAACTGCGCCTGCGCAGTCGCCACCTGTTTCGCTGCCTCTTGGTGCCCTTTGACTTTGAGCAGCCGCGTCAGCAGTTGCTGAACCATCTCGGCCACCTGCTGCCCGGTACTTCCCAGTGCCAGACGCTTACCCTGCTCTACGTGGTGGATCCCAGCGCCCGCCGCAACCAAGGAACTCCGGTGGAGGTGCTCCAACGCAAAGCCGAGGCTGACCTGGCCCAGGTGCTTGAACCCCTGAGCGAGCAGGTGAAGCCCGTACAGCTGCGCACCCTGGTGCGGGTGGGATCCCCTCTCAAAGAGATCCTGGCTACTGCTGCCGATGAAGACATGACGGCCATCGCCACTGCCTCCCCCCATGTGGGCAGCTTTTGGGAGTGGTCGGTTCGCAGCCTAACCGGCGAGATTTTGCGGCAAAGTTGGCATCCGGTGTTGTTTTTCCCGCGCGGGTCTTTGGCCCAGTAG
- the larB gene encoding nickel pincer cofactor biosynthesis protein LarB: MTPPSTTALQDLFRAVAQGKLTPEQALQAYRFLPFEPVGDFAHVDHHRPLRTGFPEAVWGPGKTPDQIAQILEQLHQRGSLALATRIEAQVYAEIRSRLPQAQYSELARLCWIPPRQVVSHPGQVSVISAGTADLPVAEEAALTLELSGFQVKRLWDVGVAGIHRLLHNWAALQADVLIVVAGMEGALASVVAGLADCPVIAVPTSIGYGASFQGLAALLTMLNSCAAGVGVLNIDNGFGAAILAGQILRCGQRLAARLSSCGPTGDPTGNRQISEG; encoded by the coding sequence ATGACCCCCCCCTCTACGACAGCGCTGCAGGATCTGTTTCGGGCGGTGGCCCAAGGGAAGCTCACCCCAGAGCAAGCTCTGCAGGCCTATCGCTTTCTGCCCTTCGAGCCGGTGGGAGATTTCGCCCATGTGGATCACCACCGTCCCTTGCGCACGGGCTTTCCCGAAGCCGTGTGGGGGCCGGGCAAGACCCCAGATCAGATTGCCCAGATCCTGGAGCAACTCCACCAGCGGGGATCCCTGGCCTTGGCCACCCGCATCGAAGCCCAGGTGTATGCCGAGATCCGCAGCCGCTTGCCCCAGGCCCAGTATTCCGAGTTGGCCCGCTTGTGTTGGATCCCGCCCCGGCAGGTGGTCAGCCATCCTGGACAGGTCAGCGTGATCTCCGCTGGCACTGCCGACTTACCGGTGGCAGAAGAAGCCGCCCTCACGCTGGAGCTTTCCGGATTTCAGGTGAAGCGCCTCTGGGATGTGGGGGTGGCCGGGATCCATCGGCTGCTGCACAACTGGGCGGCCCTGCAAGCGGACGTGCTGATCGTGGTGGCGGGCATGGAGGGGGCCTTGGCCAGTGTGGTGGCGGGTCTGGCGGATTGTCCGGTGATCGCTGTGCCCACCAGCATTGGCTACGGGGCCAGCTTCCAGGGCTTGGCTGCCCTGCTCACGATGCTCAACTCTTGCGCAGCGGGGGTGGGAGTGCTGAACATTGATAACGGTTTTGGGGCGGCGATTCTGGCAGGCCAGATCCTGCGTTGCGGACAACGGCTGGCAGCTCGATTGAGTTCATGCGGCCCCACTGGAGATCCAACAGGGAATCGACAGATTTCGGAAGGTTAA
- a CDS encoding TerC family protein, producing MGATLILAQGMTQSFTWTDIFLVVALVFLEAALSADNAVALAALVKHLPTPQQQNRALRWGIIGAYSFRIAIVFAAVWLVEYPPAQFLGACYLLWLAWQHFRGEEEGQEQDITRHANFWQTLVMVELTDLVFSFDSIAASVGVSRKAWVIILGGILGITLMRYMASLFLRWLDEFSHLEDAAFAIIALVGSTMLLEVFFPQIELPEWGMVVAVIPLFVWGFSRRVKLNSEQDEQPELADGEKREEKRAGVTDEMEIVPSGWVTALEEDLAPEPQSRENGEERYGLGLSPGIPDLP from the coding sequence ATGGGAGCGACCTTGATCCTGGCGCAAGGGATGACTCAGTCCTTCACCTGGACAGATATTTTCTTGGTAGTGGCTTTGGTGTTTTTGGAGGCCGCCCTCTCTGCGGACAACGCCGTTGCCCTAGCAGCTCTGGTGAAGCATCTGCCCACCCCTCAGCAACAAAATCGGGCCTTGCGCTGGGGCATCATCGGCGCTTACAGCTTTCGCATTGCCATTGTCTTCGCGGCAGTTTGGTTGGTGGAGTATCCGCCCGCCCAATTCTTGGGGGCCTGTTATCTGCTCTGGCTAGCCTGGCAGCACTTTCGGGGCGAGGAAGAAGGCCAAGAACAGGACATCACCCGCCACGCCAATTTTTGGCAGACCCTGGTGATGGTGGAACTGACGGATCTGGTTTTTTCTTTCGACAGCATCGCCGCTTCGGTGGGCGTCTCCCGCAAGGCTTGGGTAATCATCCTCGGCGGCATTCTCGGCATTACCCTGATGCGCTACATGGCTTCTCTGTTTTTGCGTTGGTTGGACGAGTTCTCTCACCTGGAAGACGCCGCTTTTGCCATCATCGCCTTGGTGGGGAGCACCATGTTGTTGGAGGTGTTTTTCCCCCAAATCGAGCTCCCGGAGTGGGGGATGGTGGTGGCTGTGATCCCCCTATTTGTCTGGGGTTTCTCGCGGCGCGTGAAACTCAATTCGGAGCAGGATGAACAGCCGGAGCTGGCTGACGGAGAGAAGAGGGAAGAGAAAAGAGCAGGGGTTACAGACGAGATGGAGATCGTCCCCTCCGGTTGGGTGACTGCCCTTGAGGAAGACCTCGCCCCTGAGCCCCAGAGCAGAGAGAATGGAGAGGAGAGGTACGGCTTGGGCCTATCGCCAGGGATCCCTGATCTGCCTTGA
- a CDS encoding ABC transporter ATP-binding protein codes for MPAVQSTAPLVELRQVSKRFGSTVVLDHVDLKVYRGEALGLVGPSGTGKSTLLRIIAGLTEPDAGEVLWCGIPLPEIQAHHATPPLRVGMVFQQAALFDSLTVEENVGFLLYEHSQLPHSRIRELVAAKLEAVGLAGKEHNLPEELSGGMRKRASFARAIMEDPSLPQDEPQLLLYDEPTAGLDPIASTVIEDLIRELQQVKKACESYIVVTHQHSTIYRATDRIVLLAQGRVQWEGSVQQIETCDNPFVRQFFSGSVEGPIQVAGQV; via the coding sequence ATGCCAGCAGTGCAGAGCACTGCCCCCTTGGTGGAGCTGCGCCAAGTTTCCAAGCGCTTCGGCTCGACGGTGGTGCTTGACCACGTGGATCTGAAGGTGTACCGGGGTGAGGCCCTGGGCCTGGTGGGGCCTTCGGGCACCGGGAAATCGACGCTGCTGCGCATCATCGCCGGCCTAACGGAGCCAGACGCTGGAGAAGTGCTCTGGTGCGGGATCCCACTCCCGGAGATTCAAGCCCATCATGCAACTCCCCCTTTGCGGGTAGGGATGGTGTTTCAGCAGGCCGCCCTCTTCGACTCCCTGACGGTGGAAGAAAACGTGGGGTTTTTGCTCTACGAGCACTCGCAGTTGCCCCACTCCCGCATTCGGGAATTGGTGGCCGCCAAGCTGGAGGCGGTGGGACTGGCGGGCAAAGAGCACAACCTGCCAGAAGAACTCTCGGGGGGGATGCGCAAACGGGCCAGCTTCGCCCGCGCCATTATGGAGGATCCTTCTCTGCCCCAGGATGAGCCCCAATTGCTGCTGTACGACGAGCCCACAGCGGGCTTGGATCCCATTGCCTCCACGGTAATTGAAGATCTCATCCGGGAGCTGCAGCAGGTGAAAAAAGCCTGTGAGAGCTACATTGTGGTGACCCACCAGCACAGCACCATTTACCGCGCCACCGACCGCATTGTCCTGTTGGCTCAGGGGCGGGTGCAGTGGGAGGGATCCGTGCAGCAGATTGAAACGTGCGATAACCCCTTTGTGCGGCAGTTTTTCAGCGGTAGCGTAGAAGGGCCAATTCAAGTGGCGGGGCAGGTGTGA
- a CDS encoding MlaD family protein, protein MRSRAVREGAVGLLILAGALGFAGLFLWIYNLRFGSRGFQFTVTYTNVVGLTEGSSVRLRGVTIGRVERIVPQPSQVEVQVTIDQPLVIPRDSLFLTKQTGLVGETVMDILPQGRGQAATGSPLAADCDSSQIICDGDVVEGKPGVDFGQLLIRLDQLLTRINDDELFDTLNATLEGLTRVANSVADLSETVEERVAALRTEDLDLLQFTTAATAIQDAAGAVRGTARSLQAAADQFTALVDQNRTSLNAALENIQQVSADLQAMSSAVRPLVTDPQLQADVRQILAEVRAAAENVAQATEDLQQIAASLNDPGTLATLRQTLDSARITFQNMQKITADIDELTGDPQFRRGIRELVLGLSNLVSSVPGEDGIQPAVAEGYHFRFAPVSFAQGIVSGSQGWQPQTSP, encoded by the coding sequence ATGCGTTCGCGAGCAGTGCGAGAAGGGGCAGTGGGCCTATTGATCCTGGCGGGGGCGCTGGGCTTTGCCGGCCTGTTTTTGTGGATCTACAACCTGCGCTTTGGCAGTCGCGGCTTTCAATTTACCGTCACCTATACCAACGTGGTCGGCCTGACAGAGGGATCCAGCGTGCGGCTGCGGGGGGTAACCATAGGTCGAGTGGAGCGGATTGTGCCTCAACCCAGCCAAGTAGAAGTACAGGTGACCATTGATCAGCCCCTAGTCATCCCCCGCGATTCCCTGTTTCTTACCAAACAGACGGGGTTGGTGGGGGAAACGGTGATGGACATCCTGCCCCAGGGGAGGGGTCAGGCGGCAACGGGATCCCCTCTGGCAGCGGATTGCGACAGCAGTCAAATCATCTGCGATGGGGATGTGGTGGAGGGCAAACCTGGAGTGGATTTTGGCCAGTTATTGATCCGGCTGGATCAGTTGCTCACACGGATCAACGACGATGAGCTCTTCGATACCCTTAACGCCACCCTAGAAGGGCTCACCCGCGTTGCCAATAGCGTGGCCGATCTCTCAGAAACCGTGGAAGAGCGAGTAGCTGCCCTGCGCACCGAAGATCTGGACTTGTTGCAATTCACGACCGCTGCCACAGCCATCCAAGACGCGGCTGGAGCTGTGAGGGGAACTGCCCGCAGTTTGCAAGCGGCTGCCGATCAATTCACCGCCCTGGTGGATCAAAACCGCACTTCCCTTAACGCCGCCCTGGAGAACATTCAGCAGGTGAGCGCCGATCTACAGGCCATGTCGAGCGCGGTGCGCCCGCTGGTTACCGATCCACAACTCCAGGCCGATGTGCGCCAGATCCTGGCCGAGGTGCGAGCGGCTGCGGAGAACGTGGCCCAAGCTACCGAAGATCTGCAGCAGATTGCCGCCAGCCTCAACGATCCGGGCACTTTAGCTACTCTGCGCCAAACCCTCGATTCCGCCCGCATCACCTTTCAGAATATGCAAAAAATTACCGCCGACATCGACGAGCTGACCGGGGATCCCCAGTTTCGCCGCGGCATTCGAGAGTTGGTATTAGGGCTGAGCAACTTGGTCTCCAGCGTCCCTGGGGAAGATGGGATCCAGCCCGCGGTGGCCGAAGGGTATCACTTTCGTTTTGCGCCCGTCTCTTTTGCCCAGGGGATTGTCTCTGGATCCCAAGGATGGCAGCCGCAGAC